A window of the Nocardia sp. NBC_01329 genome harbors these coding sequences:
- a CDS encoding SAM-dependent methyltransferase produces MAEPAHRTGVRKPVGVDTTRASIARVYDYSLGGKDNYDIDRAAYSSILEVAPRQGDVSIMNRRWLHRVTRHLAGAAGIDQFLDIGAGLPTVANTHEVAQQQNSDARVVYVDNDPVCNAHGRVLLEQNENTHFVPADLLEDKTLLRNSDVTRYLDMDRPIGLILCGLLHHVDDELDPVGIMHRYVELLPPGSYLAISHFYDPGPDDPQHHTLAKELERRFTEKGLGSGWYRTAEQILEYFCGLELLEPGLVQLDEWWPAGPPLRPRYPEENVMVGGVAYKPIAGTTNHAN; encoded by the coding sequence ATGGCCGAACCGGCGCACCGGACCGGCGTTCGAAAACCGGTCGGCGTGGACACCACCCGGGCCAGCATCGCCCGTGTCTACGACTACAGCCTCGGCGGCAAGGACAACTACGACATCGATCGCGCCGCCTACTCCTCGATCCTCGAGGTCGCGCCACGGCAGGGCGATGTATCCATCATGAACCGGCGCTGGCTGCACCGGGTCACCCGGCACCTGGCCGGGGCGGCGGGTATCGATCAGTTCCTCGATATCGGGGCCGGTCTGCCCACCGTCGCCAACACTCACGAGGTCGCCCAGCAGCAGAACTCGGACGCGCGGGTCGTCTATGTCGACAACGACCCGGTCTGCAACGCGCACGGGCGAGTACTCCTCGAACAGAACGAGAACACCCACTTCGTGCCCGCCGACCTCCTCGAAGACAAGACCCTGCTGCGCAATTCCGACGTGACCAGGTATCTGGACATGGACCGGCCGATCGGTCTGATCCTGTGCGGGCTACTGCATCATGTCGACGACGAACTCGACCCCGTCGGGATCATGCACAGATATGTGGAACTGCTACCGCCCGGGTCCTATCTGGCGATCAGCCATTTCTACGATCCAGGGCCGGACGATCCGCAGCATCACACACTCGCCAAGGAACTCGAACGTCGCTTCACCGAAAAGGGCCTGGGCTCGGGCTGGTATCGCACTGCCGAGCAGATCCTCGAATACTTCTGCGGCCTCGAACTCCTCGAACCGGGTTTGGTCCAGCTGGATGAGTGGTGGCCCGCCGGACCGCCGCTGCGGCCGCGCTATCCGGAAGAGAATGTCATGGTCGGTGGTGTTGCCTACAAACCGATAGCCGGCACCACAAACCACGCGAATTGA
- a CDS encoding AMP-dependent synthetase/ligase, translated as MTTDIAYRHHTGTLVDTVPAAFQQTLTLRPDGVALRTVGDTQQITWREYGARVRVLAAGLSALGLHRGDTLGVMLTNRPEFNLLDTAALHVGATPFSVYNTCSPEQIAHAFTNAGNKIVVTEQQFLDTIHAAGIPLDHIVVVDGPAEGTVSLTELETHPDPDFDFDAAWQAVEPGDLVTIIYTSGTTGPSKGVELTHRNVLAQITALNSGPMDVGLDDRALSYLPAAHVADRISGHAINLVTGIQITTVPDPREIASALPDARPTVFFGVPRVWQKIKGGVEAKLAAETGAEKAIADWALATGIAAARADLAGTGRGPLLNLQHRVAEKLLLGKIRTALGLGDLRVASSGAAPIPPETLEFFLGLGFRVSEVWGMSETSGVATYTELDKPRPGSVGRPVDGIELRLAEDGEVLVRGEIVTHGYRGMPEKTTESLDADGWLHTGDIGVLADDGYLRIIDRKKEMIINASGKNIAPSNIENAVKAASSLIGQAVALGDAQPYITALIVLDADMAALRAKEIDADAADIAGLARRPEIIEDVRAAVAAGNAKLSRVEQIKKFVIIDTIWEPGGAELTPKMSLKRVPIATEYAAQITSLYTDPPPEDVIEVPAQ; from the coding sequence ATGACCACAGACATCGCCTACCGGCACCACACAGGCACCCTCGTCGACACTGTGCCCGCCGCCTTCCAGCAGACCCTCACCCTCCGCCCGGACGGCGTCGCTCTCCGCACCGTCGGGGACACCCAGCAGATCACCTGGCGCGAATACGGCGCCCGGGTCCGCGTGCTCGCCGCCGGACTGTCCGCACTCGGACTCCACCGCGGCGACACCCTCGGCGTGATGCTCACCAACCGCCCCGAATTCAACCTCCTCGACACCGCGGCCCTACACGTCGGCGCCACCCCGTTCTCCGTCTACAACACCTGCTCGCCCGAACAGATCGCACACGCCTTCACCAACGCCGGAAACAAGATCGTCGTCACCGAACAGCAATTCCTCGACACCATCCACGCCGCGGGTATACCCCTCGACCACATCGTGGTCGTCGACGGTCCCGCGGAGGGCACCGTATCCCTCACCGAACTGGAGACCCACCCCGATCCCGACTTCGACTTCGACGCGGCGTGGCAGGCCGTCGAACCCGGCGACCTGGTCACCATCATCTACACCTCCGGCACCACCGGGCCCTCCAAGGGCGTCGAGCTCACCCACCGGAATGTGCTCGCCCAGATCACCGCACTCAACAGCGGGCCCATGGACGTCGGACTCGACGACCGCGCACTGTCCTACCTGCCCGCGGCGCACGTCGCCGACCGGATATCCGGGCACGCCATCAACCTCGTCACCGGTATCCAGATCACCACCGTCCCTGATCCCCGGGAGATCGCGTCCGCACTACCGGATGCGCGGCCGACCGTATTCTTCGGCGTCCCTCGTGTCTGGCAGAAAATCAAGGGCGGAGTCGAGGCGAAACTGGCCGCCGAAACCGGCGCCGAGAAAGCAATCGCCGACTGGGCGCTGGCCACCGGAATCGCCGCCGCCAGAGCCGACCTCGCCGGCACCGGGCGCGGACCGCTGCTGAACCTGCAACACCGCGTCGCCGAGAAGCTACTGCTCGGCAAGATACGCACCGCTCTCGGCCTCGGCGATCTGCGGGTCGCGTCCTCCGGCGCTGCCCCCATTCCACCGGAAACACTCGAATTCTTCCTCGGACTCGGATTCCGCGTCTCCGAGGTCTGGGGCATGTCGGAAACCAGCGGCGTCGCCACCTACACCGAACTCGACAAGCCGCGGCCCGGCTCGGTAGGCCGCCCGGTCGACGGGATCGAACTCCGGCTCGCCGAGGACGGTGAGGTGCTGGTACGCGGCGAGATCGTCACCCACGGCTACCGCGGCATGCCGGAGAAGACCACAGAGTCCCTGGACGCCGACGGATGGCTACACACGGGCGATATCGGCGTGCTGGCAGATGACGGCTACCTCCGGATCATCGATCGCAAGAAGGAGATGATCATCAACGCGAGCGGCAAGAACATCGCCCCGAGCAATATCGAAAACGCGGTGAAGGCAGCCTCATCGCTCATCGGGCAGGCCGTCGCCCTCGGCGACGCCCAGCCGTACATCACCGCGCTCATCGTGCTCGACGCCGATATGGCAGCGCTACGCGCCAAGGAGATCGACGCCGACGCGGCCGATATAGCGGGCCTCGCCCGCCGGCCCGAAATCATCGAAGACGTACGGGCAGCGGTCGCCGCCGGGAACGCGAAACTGTCCCGGGTCGAACAGATCAAGAAGTTCGTCATCATCGACACGATCTGGGAACCCGGAGGCGCTGAGCTCACTCCGAAGATGTCGCTAAAACGGGTGCCGATCGCCACCGAATACGCGGCGCAGATCACCAGCCTCTACACGGACCCACCACCCGAAGACGTGATCGAAGTGCCGGCCCAATGA
- a CDS encoding MarR family winged helix-turn-helix transcriptional regulator: MASESETSTLIEQFVLAVCDPGKWQGVDRMAELDLTLSQARVLFSVVRHTEPQPIHTIADELGLSMTAAGRNVDRLVRLGLLTRQESPTDRRVKLVGPTEHGHHLAWDQIAIHLATIDKVVDRLPDALREDLGRVLAAVLESGAVHNVVACPPASSGDNS, encoded by the coding sequence GTGGCAAGTGAGTCGGAGACGAGCACCCTGATCGAGCAATTCGTGCTCGCTGTCTGCGATCCCGGAAAGTGGCAGGGCGTCGACCGGATGGCCGAACTCGACCTGACCCTGTCACAGGCCCGGGTTCTGTTCAGCGTGGTCCGGCACACCGAGCCGCAACCGATCCACACCATCGCGGACGAACTCGGGCTGTCGATGACCGCGGCCGGCCGCAATGTCGATCGGCTGGTCCGCCTCGGTCTGCTCACCCGGCAGGAGAGCCCCACGGATCGGCGGGTCAAACTCGTCGGCCCCACCGAACACGGGCATCACCTCGCCTGGGATCAGATCGCGATCCACCTCGCGACGATCGACAAGGTCGTCGACCGCTTGCCCGACGCGTTACGCGAGGACCTCGGACGGGTCCTCGCCGCTGTGCTCGAGTCCGGGGCCGTGCACAACGTCGTGGCGTGCCCCCCAGCATCGTCAGGAGACAATTCGTGA
- a CDS encoding helix-turn-helix domain-containing protein — MTNEHDDSDIPDQAEADRGPTVLRISLGSRLRRLREACGISREDAGDHIRGSHAKISRLELGRTRFRERDLLDLLKLYGVDDPEKLAVYLDLMKKANDPGWWQPFNDVLPNWFETYIGLEQAATTIRTYEAQFVPGLLQTESYARSVITLGNDDETERRVGMRMRRQDILSRAAAPTLWAVVDENALRRPIDGYPELRDQIEHLIAVSDRPNVKIQVLPYSVGGHPAAGGSFSILRFPEPELPDMVYTEQLTTSHYLEKKQDVEVYMTVMNKLSVIALTPGESRDYLRKVLSELPVE; from the coding sequence ATGACAAACGAGCACGACGATTCCGATATCCCGGATCAGGCGGAAGCCGATCGTGGGCCGACAGTGCTGCGTATTTCGCTCGGTAGCAGATTGCGCCGGTTGCGGGAGGCGTGCGGAATCAGCCGGGAGGACGCCGGTGACCATATCCGTGGCTCGCACGCCAAGATCAGCCGGCTGGAGTTGGGCCGGACCCGCTTCCGTGAGCGCGACCTGCTCGATCTGCTGAAGCTGTACGGTGTCGACGATCCGGAGAAGCTGGCCGTCTATCTGGACCTGATGAAGAAGGCCAACGACCCGGGGTGGTGGCAGCCGTTCAACGATGTGCTGCCGAACTGGTTCGAAACCTATATCGGCCTCGAACAGGCCGCCACGACCATCCGCACCTACGAAGCGCAGTTCGTGCCGGGTCTGCTGCAGACCGAGTCCTACGCCCGTTCGGTGATCACGCTCGGCAACGACGACGAGACCGAACGCCGGGTGGGTATGCGGATGCGCCGCCAGGACATCTTGAGTCGGGCCGCCGCACCGACCCTCTGGGCGGTGGTGGACGAGAACGCGTTACGCCGCCCGATCGACGGTTACCCGGAGCTGCGTGATCAGATCGAACATCTCATCGCCGTCTCCGATCGCCCCAATGTGAAGATCCAGGTGCTGCCGTACTCGGTAGGCGGGCATCCTGCGGCCGGCGGTTCTTTCAGCATCCTCCGTTTCCCGGAGCCCGAACTCCCCGATATGGTCTACACGGAGCAACTCACCACCTCGCATTACCTGGAGAAGAAGCAGGATGTCGAGGTCTACATGACGGTGATGAACAAGCTGAGCGTTATCGCGCTCACCCCGGGGGAGAGCCGGGACTACCTTCGTAAAGTGCTCTCGGAGTTGCCGGTCGAATAG
- a CDS encoding M20/M25/M40 family metallo-hydrolase, with amino-acid sequence MAATGDNSGSSRSGAVAEVVELVSTLIRFDTSNTGDLATTKGEQECAEWVASRLEDAGYITEYVESGAPGRGNVFARLPGADPSRGALLMHGHLDVVPAQAADWSVHPFSGAVQDGYVWGRGAIDMKDMVGMMLAVARQFKIEGTVPPRDLVFAFLADEENGGKWGSQWLVENRPDLFEGVTEAVGEVGGFSLTVPRPDGGERRLYLVETAEKGLGWMRLRAKARAGHGSFLHEDNAVTILAAAVARLGTHTFPLVLTESVTEFLAAVSEESGLVFDPESPDIEGTLAKLGSISRIIGATLRDTANPTMLNAGYKANVIPQTAEAVVDCRVIPGRQAAFEREVDELIGPDVEREWITELDSYETTFDGHLVDAMSDAILAHDPQGRTVPYMLSGGTDAKAFAQLGIRCFGFAPLRLPPELDFAALFHGVDERVPVDALEFGTQVLEHFLLHS; translated from the coding sequence GTGGCCGCTACAGGTGATAATTCGGGTTCCTCTCGTTCTGGTGCCGTGGCGGAGGTGGTGGAGCTGGTCAGCACGCTGATCCGGTTCGACACCTCCAACACCGGTGATCTCGCGACCACCAAGGGCGAACAGGAGTGTGCCGAATGGGTGGCGAGCCGGCTGGAAGATGCCGGCTACATCACCGAGTACGTGGAGTCCGGCGCGCCCGGGCGCGGAAACGTATTCGCGCGGCTGCCCGGCGCCGATCCGAGCCGCGGCGCGCTGCTGATGCACGGGCATCTCGATGTGGTACCGGCACAGGCGGCGGACTGGAGCGTGCACCCGTTCTCCGGTGCCGTGCAAGACGGTTATGTCTGGGGCCGAGGCGCGATCGATATGAAGGACATGGTGGGGATGATGCTGGCGGTGGCGCGCCAGTTCAAGATCGAGGGGACGGTGCCGCCGCGAGATCTGGTCTTCGCGTTCCTGGCCGACGAGGAGAACGGCGGAAAGTGGGGTTCGCAGTGGCTGGTGGAGAACCGGCCCGACCTGTTCGAAGGGGTTACCGAGGCAGTTGGTGAGGTCGGCGGGTTCTCGCTCACGGTTCCGCGCCCGGACGGCGGCGAACGCCGCCTTTACCTGGTGGAGACGGCCGAGAAAGGGCTGGGGTGGATGCGGTTGCGCGCGAAGGCGCGTGCCGGCCACGGGTCATTCCTGCACGAGGACAACGCGGTCACTATTCTGGCCGCCGCGGTGGCACGTCTGGGCACCCATACCTTCCCGCTGGTGCTCACGGAATCGGTCACGGAGTTCCTGGCCGCGGTATCGGAGGAGTCCGGGCTGGTCTTCGATCCGGAGAGCCCCGATATCGAGGGCACACTGGCCAAGCTGGGGTCCATCTCCCGGATCATCGGCGCCACGCTGCGCGATACCGCCAACCCGACCATGCTGAACGCGGGATACAAGGCGAATGTCATTCCGCAGACAGCGGAGGCGGTGGTGGACTGCCGGGTGATCCCGGGCCGCCAGGCGGCGTTCGAACGCGAGGTCGACGAACTCATCGGACCTGATGTGGAGCGGGAGTGGATCACTGAACTCGACTCCTACGAAACGACCTTCGACGGTCATCTCGTGGATGCGATGAGTGATGCGATCCTCGCGCACGACCCGCAAGGACGGACGGTTCCCTACATGCTCTCCGGCGGTACGGATGCGAAAGCGTTCGCGCAGCTGGGTATCCGGTGTTTCGGGTTCGCGCCACTGCGGTTACCGCCGGAGCTGGATTTCGCGGCCCTGTTCCACGGTGTCGACGAGCGTGTTCCTGTCGATGCACTCGAATTCGGCACCCAGGTGCTGGAACACTTCCTGCTGCACAGCTGA
- a CDS encoding DHA2 family efflux MFS transporter permease subunit, with amino-acid sequence MNASPAPAPDAGASDRIDASVLKLAGVVVLGAIMSILDITVVNVAMPTFQTEFDVANYSTVAWTVTAYTLALATVIPLTGWAADRFGTKRLYMMALVLFTFGSVLCALSWNIGALIGFRVIQGLGGGMLMPLGMTIMTKAAGPERMGRLMAILGVPMLLGPILGPILGGWLIEDASWHWIFLINLPLGIIALGYAWVVLPKDTPRAGDSFDFVGMLMLSPGLALFLYGISSIPEEGTVATPKVWATMLVGGALVVAFVFYSFKPKNPLLDLRLFKNRDLTVATVTMFLFSASFFGGLLLIPTYFQQVRGESALLAGLLVAPQGIGSLLTMPIAGMLVDKVPIGRVVPVGLAILTVTMFGLTQIEADSSYFYVLSVLFVMGLGMGLTMMPLMTAALRTLNEAQVARGSTLLNIIQQIASSVGVAVISVVLTNRMKNSEAVSAGQAMMEAQRTGEQPDPSVLQYVASLGEKFESVMLGEMSDAYAGTFWVAFALCLVTLGFSVLLPRKASEVAKPDSETPAPVLMH; translated from the coding sequence GTGAACGCAAGCCCAGCCCCCGCGCCCGACGCGGGGGCTTCGGACAGAATCGACGCATCGGTACTGAAACTGGCCGGTGTGGTGGTTCTCGGCGCCATCATGTCCATTCTGGACATCACGGTGGTGAACGTCGCAATGCCGACGTTCCAGACCGAATTCGATGTCGCCAACTACTCCACGGTGGCCTGGACGGTCACCGCCTATACGCTGGCGCTGGCCACCGTCATCCCGCTGACCGGCTGGGCCGCGGACCGTTTCGGCACCAAACGGCTCTATATGATGGCCCTGGTGCTGTTCACCTTCGGTTCGGTGCTGTGCGCGCTGTCCTGGAACATCGGCGCACTCATCGGGTTCCGGGTGATCCAGGGCCTGGGTGGCGGCATGCTCATGCCGCTGGGTATGACGATCATGACCAAGGCCGCGGGACCGGAGCGGATGGGCCGGCTGATGGCCATCCTGGGTGTTCCCATGCTGCTGGGTCCGATCCTCGGCCCGATCCTCGGTGGCTGGCTCATCGAGGACGCGTCCTGGCATTGGATCTTCCTGATCAACCTGCCGCTCGGCATCATCGCGCTCGGCTACGCCTGGGTCGTGCTGCCCAAGGACACGCCGCGGGCCGGTGATTCGTTCGATTTCGTCGGCATGCTCATGCTGTCGCCGGGTCTGGCGCTGTTCCTGTACGGCATCTCCTCCATCCCGGAGGAGGGCACCGTCGCCACTCCGAAGGTGTGGGCGACCATGCTGGTCGGCGGCGCGTTGGTGGTCGCGTTCGTGTTCTACTCGTTCAAGCCCAAGAATCCGCTGCTGGACCTGCGGCTGTTCAAGAACCGCGATCTGACGGTCGCCACCGTCACGATGTTCCTGTTCTCCGCTTCGTTCTTCGGCGGGCTGCTGTTGATCCCCACCTATTTCCAGCAGGTGCGGGGTGAGAGCGCGCTGCTGGCCGGGCTGCTGGTGGCGCCGCAGGGTATCGGTTCGCTGCTCACCATGCCGATCGCCGGCATGCTGGTGGACAAGGTGCCGATCGGTCGGGTGGTACCGGTCGGTCTGGCGATTCTCACCGTGACCATGTTCGGACTCACCCAGATCGAAGCAGACAGCTCGTACTTCTATGTGCTGAGTGTCCTGTTCGTGATGGGTCTCGGTATGGGTCTCACGATGATGCCGCTGATGACGGCCGCGTTGCGGACCCTCAACGAGGCACAGGTCGCCCGCGGTTCCACCCTGCTGAACATCATTCAACAGATCGCCAGTTCGGTGGGCGTCGCCGTGATCTCGGTGGTGCTGACCAACCGGATGAAGAACTCCGAAGCCGTATCGGCCGGGCAGGCGATGATGGAGGCCCAGCGGACCGGCGAACAGCCCGACCCGTCGGTACTGCAGTACGTCGCGAGCCTGGGTGAGAAGTTCGAATCCGTGATGCTCGGGGAGATGTCGGACGCCTATGCCGGTACCTTCTGGGTGGCGTTCGCACTCTGCCTGGTCACCCTCGGCTTCTCCGTCCTGCTCCCGCGTAAGGCGAGTGAGGTCGCGAAGCCCGATTCCGAGACGCCTGCCCCGGTGCTCATGCACTGA
- a CDS encoding YbhB/YbcL family Raf kinase inhibitor-like protein: protein MADNPYDALPSVPSFALTSADVSDGAPLGNDQVSGVFGAGGKDVSPQLSWSGFPAETKSFAVTVYDPDAPTASGFWHWAVADIPVSVTDLPAGAGSEGGEVPSGAVTLRNDGGFAGFVGAAPPAGHGPHRYFIVVHAVDVDSLGVPPEASPAFLGFNLFSHTLARAVLVGTYEQK from the coding sequence ATGGCCGACAACCCTTACGACGCACTACCTTCGGTACCGTCCTTCGCTTTGACCTCCGCCGATGTGTCCGATGGTGCGCCCCTCGGCAACGATCAGGTGAGCGGTGTCTTCGGTGCCGGTGGTAAGGATGTGTCGCCGCAGCTGAGCTGGTCGGGATTTCCGGCGGAGACGAAGAGCTTCGCGGTGACGGTCTACGATCCCGACGCGCCTACCGCGTCCGGGTTCTGGCATTGGGCCGTGGCGGATATCCCGGTCTCGGTGACGGATCTGCCCGCGGGTGCCGGCAGCGAGGGCGGCGAGGTGCCGTCGGGCGCGGTGACTCTCCGTAACGACGGCGGGTTCGCGGGATTCGTGGGCGCGGCTCCGCCGGCCGGGCACGGTCCGCACCGGTATTTCATCGTCGTGCACGCGGTGGATGTGGATTCGCTGGGCGTCCCGCCGGAGGCTTCCCCGGCGTTCCTCGGCTTCAACCTCTTCTCGCATACCCTGGCGCGTGCCGTTCTGGTGGGTACCTACGAACAGAAATGA
- a CDS encoding SAM-dependent methyltransferase, translating into MAEPAPRTGVRVPVGVDTTRPSIARVYDYSLGGKDNYDVDRAAFEQIQRIAPRQGDVSRMNRRWLHRVVRYLAGPAGIDQFLDIGAGLPTVGNTHQIAQQENPEAKVVYVDNDPVCNAHGRVLLEQNENTHFVSGDLLEENTLLENKNVLQYLDPDRPIAVILCGLLHHLDDELEPPRVMREYIERLPEGSYVAITNFWDPADENPELHELAKRLEQAFTEMGLGSGWYRTRAQQLDYFDGLELTPPGLVELEDWWPAGPATRPRLPEEKVIIGGVGYKRPVEKVRLHSVNGND; encoded by the coding sequence ATGGCCGAACCGGCTCCTCGGACAGGGGTTCGCGTACCGGTCGGAGTGGACACCACCCGGCCGAGCATCGCCCGTGTCTACGACTACAGCCTCGGCGGCAAGGACAACTACGATGTCGACCGCGCCGCTTTCGAGCAGATCCAGCGGATAGCACCGCGACAGGGCGATGTCTCCCGGATGAACCGCCGCTGGCTGCACCGGGTGGTTCGCTACCTGGCCGGACCGGCCGGCATCGATCAGTTCCTCGATATCGGGGCCGGTCTGCCGACAGTGGGCAACACCCATCAAATCGCGCAGCAGGAGAATCCCGAGGCCAAGGTCGTCTATGTCGACAACGACCCGGTCTGCAACGCGCACGGGCGGGTGCTCCTCGAACAGAACGAGAACACCCATTTCGTCTCCGGCGATCTCCTCGAGGAGAACACATTGCTGGAGAACAAGAACGTACTGCAGTACCTGGATCCCGACCGGCCGATCGCGGTGATCCTGTGCGGGCTGCTGCACCACCTGGACGACGAACTGGAACCACCGCGGGTCATGCGGGAATACATCGAGCGGCTACCCGAAGGCTCCTATGTCGCGATCACCAATTTCTGGGATCCCGCCGACGAGAACCCCGAGCTGCACGAGCTGGCAAAACGGCTGGAGCAGGCATTCACCGAGATGGGGCTGGGTTCGGGCTGGTATCGCACCCGCGCACAGCAGCTCGACTACTTCGACGGGCTGGAACTCACCCCGCCCGGTCTGGTGGAACTCGAGGACTGGTGGCCGGCCGGACCGGCTACCCGGCCCCGGCTTCCCGAGGAGAAGGTGATCATCGGCGGAGTCGGTTACAAACGTCCCGTTGAAAAAGTCAGGTTGCACAGCGTGAACGGAAATGATTAG
- a CDS encoding alpha/beta fold hydrolase: MGECESERPETIEYRLPHLTMTALAWGDPGGRLALCLHGFPDSAWTWRHLGPALAEHGYRVIAPFTRGYAPTAVPDDGDYHLGALAYDTLALYRALGAPPGAVLIGHDWGALTTNTVAAQPDCPFRRVASLAIPPVPALRPRRGAGMAAYLRQLRFSWYILFNQLPGISERSLDRLIPRLWHDWSPGYRADADIAHTLAALPTTAHRTAALSYYRTFVRFAGKPAAPYTELHRHWDGAPQVPMLYLHGDADTTLHPAFVTGVGEVLAPAGGTSETLSGSGHFLHLEQPDRVAELLVDFFGDAPPAD; encoded by the coding sequence ATGGGCGAGTGCGAGTCCGAGCGGCCCGAGACGATCGAGTACCGGCTACCGCACCTGACGATGACGGCACTCGCCTGGGGAGATCCCGGCGGGCGGCTCGCCCTCTGCTTGCACGGATTCCCCGACAGCGCCTGGACCTGGCGTCATCTCGGTCCCGCACTCGCCGAGCACGGATACCGGGTGATCGCCCCGTTCACGCGGGGATACGCGCCGACCGCCGTACCCGATGACGGCGACTATCACCTGGGCGCCCTCGCCTACGACACGCTCGCGCTGTACCGCGCACTCGGCGCCCCGCCGGGCGCGGTGCTGATCGGCCACGATTGGGGTGCGCTGACCACCAATACGGTTGCCGCGCAGCCGGATTGCCCGTTTCGACGGGTCGCGTCACTCGCAATACCGCCGGTCCCGGCCCTGCGCCCGCGCCGCGGTGCGGGAATGGCGGCGTATCTGCGGCAGTTGCGGTTCAGTTGGTACATCCTGTTCAACCAACTGCCGGGAATATCCGAACGGTCGCTCGATCGACTGATCCCCCGGCTGTGGCACGACTGGTCCCCCGGGTATCGGGCCGACGCCGATATCGCACACACTCTGGCGGCTCTTCCCACCACCGCCCACCGAACCGCGGCGCTGTCCTACTACCGGACGTTCGTCCGGTTCGCCGGGAAGCCGGCCGCGCCCTATACGGAACTCCACCGGCACTGGGACGGCGCTCCCCAGGTCCCCATGCTGTACCTGCACGGCGATGCCGACACAACCCTGCATCCGGCGTTCGTCACCGGGGTGGGCGAGGTTTTGGCGCCCGCAGGCGGAACGAGCGAAACCCTGTCCGGATCCGGGCACTTCCTGCATCTGGAGCAGCCCGACCGCGTGGCGGAACTCCTGGTGGACTTCTTCGGCGACGCGCCGCCCGCGGACTGA
- a CDS encoding histone-like nucleoid-structuring protein Lsr2 yields the protein MARKVVISLIDDLDDESPAAETVVFAFEGVTYEIDLTEANAGELRAVFGKWTPFARKAGRAARTKRERPTRSASAKLIREWALRNGHEVSARGRIPAGILAAFRRVNG from the coding sequence ATGGCGCGCAAGGTCGTCATCAGTTTGATCGATGACCTCGACGACGAATCACCCGCGGCCGAAACTGTGGTGTTCGCGTTCGAGGGCGTTACGTACGAGATCGACCTGACCGAAGCCAATGCGGGGGAATTGCGCGCAGTCTTCGGCAAATGGACCCCCTTCGCGCGTAAGGCCGGACGGGCCGCGCGGACGAAGCGAGAGCGGCCGACCCGGTCGGCATCGGCGAAGCTGATCCGGGAGTGGGCGCTACGCAACGGGCACGAGGTATCGGCGCGCGGCCGGATACCGGCCGGGATCCTCGCCGCTTTCCGTCGCGTCAACGGATAG